Proteins encoded together in one Oxalobacteraceae sp. CFBP 8761 window:
- a CDS encoding TonB-dependent receptor, which yields MFKQKPLAAAVSMAVWSLATLPVLAQAQAQDQETPAAVPMQTVEVTGIRASLARSLAVKRDASANVEVITAEDVGKMPDKNLADSLQRLAGVAVRTDYDEAEKVSMRGTNPDMSLIIFNGHAVSSADWYVADQGSSSRSTSLSLMPSHVLQQAVVYKTSQANIVDGGLAGTINVSTRKPLSAKENLSGVISVGASYADLPGRYAPDMNGSVNWKNEAGTFGVLAALFAEKRYVRRDSVSRFAYGTNSGWDVINTSTMKGITDASLAGTGYTAADLNGVRLPGSMSSEFVESVRDRKGGMLSLQFKPNRDLDVTLTGFHSSMDADNHGRLTSSAIYSMLLGKNAPLGSTVATAANTSSNGQQVFAQIRNPVIVNETTVYGNQLKVLKAADIVFPDGTTPQYVGNSEGFYRDGAKAESSFLDLDAKYRVNDDLTIKTLLSSTRGVGTTELDQGLTLARYGTGISYALGSLHDAPFVQYQNAGGNQPGLNADGSGYTIVDRAASGVRTVDKEWSAQFDAEYRVDRGIFQSLESGVRFSDHKRTSARRGPAFRNGITLNPVTGRVTSNTPTPTTGWQAFPGDFGDGLDGPTGWDNTGFTYTPEAIKEYIAANTKVTSDAFERRVSSEIDMQERQSAAYLMANLERDRWSGNVGVRFSRTEVKANIATPIPAGACQRVAPGQAPVTCAAYPGAITDAGDATAFFDGTPFNPLAGILYYKTPTKRTFDNWLPSLNVRYDMGNDMLARFGASRTIGRQNYNLLGSGFGTPGCDANGCRVTGPNPDLEPQTADNVDLSWSWYFAPRSIIALSVFHSSIDGYPKTGAVGSTTIDLQDPRDQTVKSFFINTASQQGAKINGIELQYEQPFGQTNFGFTSNVSRAKTKVDDGRPMVGASEWTGNLGLYYEDRKLSARLVANYRGEYVNSTTAPAPTANSQGLTVINGVAMPTAPTYADAVTTLALSANYYFTDNLELAFSATNLTNAKRAQYRYSEEEQQKLDVSGRQYYLNLRYKF from the coding sequence ATGTTCAAGCAGAAGCCGCTTGCCGCGGCCGTATCGATGGCCGTCTGGAGCCTTGCCACGTTGCCAGTGCTGGCGCAGGCGCAAGCGCAGGACCAGGAGACCCCAGCCGCAGTGCCGATGCAGACCGTGGAAGTGACGGGCATTCGCGCCTCGCTGGCCCGGTCGCTGGCGGTCAAGCGCGATGCGTCGGCCAACGTCGAGGTCATCACGGCCGAAGACGTCGGCAAGATGCCTGACAAAAACCTGGCCGATTCGCTGCAGCGCCTGGCCGGCGTGGCCGTGCGCACCGACTATGACGAGGCCGAAAAGGTGTCGATGCGCGGCACCAACCCGGACATGTCGCTGATCATCTTCAATGGCCATGCCGTCAGCAGCGCCGACTGGTACGTGGCCGACCAGGGCTCGAGCTCGCGCTCGACCAGCCTGTCCCTGATGCCATCGCACGTGCTGCAGCAGGCGGTCGTCTACAAGACATCCCAGGCCAATATCGTCGATGGCGGCCTGGCCGGCACCATCAACGTCTCCACGCGCAAGCCCTTGTCGGCCAAGGAGAACCTGTCGGGTGTGATCAGCGTCGGCGCCAGCTATGCCGATCTGCCAGGCCGCTACGCACCGGACATGAACGGCTCGGTCAACTGGAAGAACGAGGCCGGCACCTTCGGCGTTCTGGCCGCGCTGTTTGCCGAAAAGCGCTACGTGCGGCGCGATTCGGTCTCGCGGTTCGCTTACGGCACCAACAGCGGCTGGGACGTGATCAACACCAGCACCATGAAAGGCATCACCGATGCATCGCTCGCCGGCACCGGTTACACGGCAGCAGACCTGAACGGCGTGCGCCTGCCGGGCTCGATGAGCTCGGAGTTCGTCGAATCCGTACGCGACCGCAAGGGCGGCATGCTGTCGCTGCAATTCAAGCCGAACCGCGATCTCGACGTGACGCTCACGGGCTTTCATTCGTCCATGGATGCCGACAATCACGGCCGCCTGACATCGAGCGCCATCTACTCGATGCTGCTCGGGAAGAACGCGCCGCTGGGCAGCACCGTGGCCACCGCCGCCAACACCAGTTCGAACGGACAGCAGGTGTTCGCGCAGATCCGCAATCCGGTTATCGTCAACGAGACCACCGTGTATGGCAACCAGCTCAAGGTACTGAAGGCCGCCGACATCGTGTTCCCCGACGGGACCACGCCGCAGTACGTCGGCAACTCGGAAGGCTTCTACCGCGATGGCGCCAAGGCCGAGAGCTCGTTCCTCGACCTGGACGCCAAGTACCGTGTCAACGACGACCTCACGATCAAGACGCTGCTCTCGAGCACGCGCGGCGTGGGCACGACCGAACTCGACCAGGGCTTGACGCTGGCCCGCTACGGCACCGGCATCTCGTACGCGCTCGGCAGCCTGCATGACGCGCCGTTCGTCCAGTACCAGAACGCCGGCGGCAACCAGCCCGGCCTGAACGCCGACGGCAGCGGCTACACCATCGTCGACCGCGCCGCCTCGGGCGTGCGCACCGTCGACAAGGAATGGAGCGCGCAATTCGACGCCGAATACCGCGTCGACCGCGGCATCTTCCAGTCGCTGGAAAGCGGCGTGCGCTTCTCGGATCACAAGCGTACCAGCGCGCGCCGTGGCCCGGCCTTCCGCAACGGCATCACGCTCAACCCGGTCACGGGCCGCGTTACGTCGAATACGCCGACGCCAACCACCGGCTGGCAAGCATTCCCGGGTGACTTCGGCGATGGCCTGGATGGCCCGACCGGCTGGGACAACACCGGTTTCACCTACACGCCGGAAGCGATCAAGGAGTACATCGCGGCCAACACCAAGGTCACGAGCGACGCCTTCGAACGCCGCGTGAGTTCCGAGATCGACATGCAGGAACGCCAGAGCGCGGCCTACCTGATGGCCAATCTGGAACGTGATCGCTGGTCGGGTAACGTCGGCGTGCGCTTTTCGCGCACTGAAGTGAAAGCCAATATCGCCACGCCGATTCCCGCTGGCGCCTGCCAGCGCGTCGCACCGGGCCAGGCGCCCGTGACCTGCGCCGCCTATCCGGGCGCGATCACCGATGCCGGCGACGCCACCGCGTTCTTCGATGGCACGCCGTTCAATCCACTGGCCGGTATCCTGTATTACAAGACGCCGACCAAGCGCACTTTCGACAATTGGCTGCCAAGCCTGAACGTGCGCTATGACATGGGCAACGACATGCTGGCGCGCTTTGGCGCGAGCCGCACGATCGGGCGTCAGAACTACAACCTGCTGGGCAGCGGCTTCGGCACGCCCGGTTGCGACGCCAATGGCTGCCGCGTGACGGGCCCGAATCCCGACCTCGAACCGCAAACGGCCGACAACGTCGACCTGTCGTGGTCGTGGTACTTCGCACCGCGCTCGATCATCGCGCTGAGCGTGTTCCATTCGTCGATCGATGGCTATCCGAAAACGGGCGCCGTGGGCAGCACCACGATCGACCTGCAGGATCCGCGCGACCAGACCGTCAAGTCCTTCTTCATCAACACCGCCTCGCAGCAAGGCGCGAAGATCAATGGCATCGAGCTGCAGTACGAGCAGCCGTTCGGCCAGACCAACTTCGGCTTCACGTCGAACGTCAGCCGCGCCAAGACGAAGGTCGACGATGGCCGGCCGATGGTGGGCGCGTCCGAATGGACCGGCAACCTGGGTCTGTACTACGAAGACCGCAAGCTGTCGGCACGCCTGGTCGCAAACTACCGCGGCGAGTACGTCAACAGCACGACCGCGCCGGCGCCAACGGCCAACAGCCAGGGCCTGACCGTGATCAACGGCGTGGCGATGCCGACCGCGCCGACCTACGCCGATGCAGTGACAACGCTGGCGCTGTCGGCCAACTACTACTTCACCGACAACCTGGAGCTCGCGTTCAGCGCGACCAACCTGACCAACGCCAAACGCGCGCAATATCGCTACAGCGAAGAAGAGCAGCAAAAGCTCGACGTCAGCGGTCGCCAGTATTATCTGAACCTGCGCTACAAGTTCTGA
- a CDS encoding DUF1460 domain-containing protein produces the protein MTAMRLACLLLASAVLTGCASPPAATPPIPGAPPPPTPLAALLDKPIYKMTPFETGQYIPHMQSAQPDLRKRIAAIGRQNIGQPYSLNLLGEFPFEIHDSLPMYSLEQSDCVVFAEHTYAMALSQSWEEFFWMLQRIRYRDGVIGVATRNHYTELDWNVANRWLVTDISADLAGPNGPGYDMRVDRARFLRTRHNTVRDIPVETSRQTYVPKDGVGAILDGLQEGDFVNVISTRNGEYWASHVGLVVLGPNGERHFLHSSAPKVREETFASYMARVAAREADNARAGKPGQMLAGFKFLRLNETITVPPMAPQPRPGRPGA, from the coding sequence ATGACCGCCATGCGCCTTGCCTGCCTGCTTCTTGCCAGCGCCGTCCTGACCGGCTGCGCCAGCCCCCCTGCCGCCACGCCGCCGATTCCAGGTGCGCCACCGCCACCCACGCCGCTGGCGGCCCTGCTGGACAAGCCGATCTACAAGATGACGCCGTTCGAGACCGGCCAGTACATTCCGCACATGCAGAGCGCGCAGCCCGACCTGCGCAAGCGCATCGCCGCGATCGGCCGCCAGAACATCGGCCAGCCGTATTCGCTGAACCTGCTGGGCGAGTTCCCGTTCGAGATCCACGACAGCTTGCCGATGTACAGTCTCGAACAAAGCGATTGCGTCGTCTTTGCGGAACACACGTATGCGATGGCGCTGTCGCAATCATGGGAAGAGTTCTTCTGGATGCTGCAGCGGATCCGCTACCGCGACGGCGTGATCGGCGTGGCCACGCGCAACCATTACACCGAGCTGGACTGGAACGTGGCCAACCGCTGGCTGGTCACGGACATCAGCGCCGACCTGGCCGGCCCGAATGGCCCCGGCTACGACATGCGCGTCGACCGCGCGCGCTTCCTGCGTACGCGCCACAACACGGTGCGCGACATCCCCGTCGAAACGAGCCGCCAGACCTACGTGCCGAAAGACGGCGTGGGCGCCATCCTCGACGGGTTGCAGGAAGGCGACTTCGTCAACGTGATCTCGACCCGTAACGGCGAGTACTGGGCCTCGCACGTGGGCCTGGTGGTGCTGGGGCCAAACGGCGAGCGGCACTTCCTGCATTCGTCGGCGCCGAAGGTGCGCGAAGAAACGTTCGCGTCGTACATGGCGCGGGTGGCGGCACGCGAAGCGGACAACGCGCGCGCCGGCAAGCCGGGCCAGATGCTGGCCGGCTTCAAGTTCCTGCGCCTGAACGAGACGATCACGGTGCCGCCAATGGCGCCGCAGCCGCGGCCGGGCCGGCCGGGCGCGTAA
- a CDS encoding nucleotide sugar dehydrogenase: MRDDIQSVHLEQLLTRLRERHAVIGIIGLGYVGLPLALRYAAEGFHVLGIDIDAAKVDQLNRGESYIAHIKGPTIAAARAAGLVASSDFSRVVEADALIICVPTPLTAHREPDLSYVIGTVESLLPHMRPGQLLSLESTTYPGTTEEELRPRLEARGLRVGHDVFLVFSPEREDPGNPDYHTRTIPKICGGSTDACLEAGLALYRQAIDTVVPVSSTRAAELTKLLENIHRAVNIGLVNEMKIIADRMDIDIHEVIRAAATKPFGFTAYYPGPGLGGHCIPIDPFYLTWKARQFGLHTRFIELAGEINSDMPAWVIAKVADALNSRSRAVMGSRILVLGIAYKKDVEDMRESPSVALMELLRARGAVVEYSDPHVPVFPRMREHHFDLSSVELTPTSLASYDVVLLATGHSAFDYELVRQNASLIVDTRGVFPNRSPNVVQA, from the coding sequence ATGCGAGACGATATCCAATCAGTTCACCTGGAGCAGCTGCTGACCCGGCTGCGTGAGCGCCACGCCGTAATTGGCATCATTGGCCTTGGCTACGTCGGGCTGCCACTCGCGCTGCGCTATGCGGCCGAAGGCTTTCACGTACTGGGGATCGACATCGACGCCGCCAAGGTCGACCAGCTCAACCGGGGCGAGAGCTACATCGCCCATATCAAGGGGCCGACAATCGCTGCGGCGCGCGCCGCCGGGCTGGTCGCCAGCAGCGACTTTTCGCGCGTGGTCGAAGCCGATGCGCTGATCATCTGCGTCCCCACGCCGCTCACCGCCCACCGCGAGCCCGATTTGTCGTACGTGATCGGCACCGTCGAGTCGCTGCTGCCCCATATGCGCCCCGGGCAGTTGCTGTCACTTGAAAGCACCACCTATCCCGGCACCACCGAAGAAGAACTCCGGCCCCGCCTGGAAGCGCGCGGCCTGCGCGTCGGCCACGATGTGTTCCTCGTGTTCTCGCCCGAACGCGAAGACCCCGGCAACCCCGACTACCACACCCGGACCATCCCCAAGATTTGCGGCGGCTCCACCGACGCCTGCCTGGAAGCCGGCCTGGCCCTGTACCGGCAGGCGATCGACACCGTTGTCCCGGTCAGCTCGACCCGCGCAGCCGAGTTGACCAAGCTGCTGGAAAACATTCACCGCGCCGTCAATATCGGGCTGGTCAACGAGATGAAAATCATCGCCGACCGCATGGACATCGACATCCACGAAGTCATCCGGGCCGCCGCCACCAAGCCGTTCGGCTTTACCGCCTATTATCCCGGCCCGGGCCTGGGCGGGCACTGCATCCCGATCGACCCGTTCTATCTCACCTGGAAGGCCCGCCAGTTCGGACTGCACACCCGTTTCATCGAACTGGCCGGCGAGATCAACAGCGACATGCCGGCCTGGGTGATCGCCAAGGTGGCCGACGCGCTGAACAGCCGCAGCCGCGCCGTCATGGGCAGCCGCATCCTGGTGCTGGGTATCGCCTACAAGAAAGACGTCGAAGACATGCGCGAGTCACCCTCGGTGGCACTGATGGAATTGCTGCGCGCGCGTGGCGCCGTGGTTGAGTATTCCGACCCCCATGTGCCGGTATTCCCGCGCATGCGCGAGCACCACTTCGACCTGTCCAGCGTCGAACTTACGCCGACGTCGCTCGCCTCGTATGACGTGGTGCTGCTGGCCACTGGCCACAGCGCCTTCGACTATGAACTCGTGCGCCAGAACGCCAGCCTGATCGTGGATACGCGCGGTGTGTTCCCGAACCGCTCGCCCAACGTCGTGCAGGCTTAA
- a CDS encoding DegT/DnrJ/EryC1/StrS family aminotransferase: MQSIDPRSQDETARSLINSRIQAVFNHGQRNMGPEVAELEQRLADYTGARHCVTASSGTTALAIALMAIGVGPGDDIITTPFAASAAAKAIVLVGARPVFADIDRSTCTLDPQLIERAITPATRAIIPVSLYGQPPEMDAINGVAARHGLAVVEDGAQSFGATYRGRQSGNLSTIGCTSFFPTNPLGCYGDGGALFTNDDVLASAMRDIRMHSQARRHAHHRFGHDACMETLQCAIVLARLERFDWDIRQRRRIAAAYDEMLQPHLPVIGCRSDRTSAYAGYAVLVEQREQVRAILEHAGVPTAVHYPVPIHRQPAYARLAADASCPIADAMASSLLSLPIGPHLAAANVRHVVQCLLHATGPLQARVVESAELQE; the protein is encoded by the coding sequence ATGCAATCCATCGACCCGCGATCGCAGGACGAGACGGCGCGCAGCCTGATCAACAGCCGCATCCAGGCTGTTTTCAACCATGGCCAGCGCAACATGGGACCTGAAGTCGCCGAACTGGAGCAACGTCTGGCCGATTACACGGGCGCGCGCCATTGCGTCACCGCGTCGTCTGGCACCACGGCACTGGCGATCGCCCTGATGGCCATTGGCGTCGGGCCAGGTGACGACATCATCACCACGCCGTTTGCCGCCAGTGCAGCAGCCAAGGCGATCGTGCTGGTCGGCGCCAGGCCCGTGTTCGCCGACATCGATCGTTCCACGTGCACGCTCGATCCGCAGCTGATCGAACGAGCGATCACACCGGCCACGCGCGCGATCATCCCGGTCTCGCTGTACGGCCAGCCGCCCGAAATGGACGCCATCAATGGCGTCGCCGCCCGCCATGGGCTGGCCGTGGTCGAAGACGGCGCACAGAGTTTTGGCGCGACCTACCGCGGGCGCCAGAGTGGTAATCTGTCCACGATCGGCTGCACGAGCTTTTTCCCGACCAACCCTCTCGGTTGCTATGGCGATGGCGGCGCCCTGTTCACCAACGACGATGTGCTCGCCAGCGCGATGCGCGACATCCGCATGCACAGTCAGGCGCGGCGCCATGCGCATCACCGTTTTGGCCACGACGCGTGCATGGAGACGCTCCAATGCGCGATCGTGCTGGCCAGGCTGGAACGGTTCGATTGGGACATCAGGCAGCGCCGCCGCATCGCGGCTGCGTACGACGAGATGCTGCAGCCGCATTTGCCTGTCATTGGCTGCCGCTCCGACCGCACCAGCGCCTATGCGGGTTATGCCGTGCTGGTCGAGCAGCGCGAGCAGGTGCGCGCCATCCTGGAGCATGCCGGCGTCCCGACTGCCGTGCACTACCCGGTGCCGATCCACCGGCAACCTGCCTACGCCCGGCTGGCAGCAGATGCGTCGTGCCCCATCGCTGACGCGATGGCATCGTCCCTGTTGAGCTTGCCGATCGGCCCACACCTGGCGGCGGCAAATGTCCGTCATGTCGTCCAGTGTCTGCTGCACGCGACAGGGCCGCTGCAAGCGCGGGTGGTGGAATCGGCCGAGCTGCAAGAGTGA